From the Acidimicrobiales bacterium genome, the window CCATCGCGCTGCCATGAACAGCGAATCGTCGAAGAGGTAGTCGGCGGTACCGACCGTGAACAACGCCGGTGGCATGCCGCCCAGATCGCCGTAGATGGGCGAGATGTCGGGGTCGTCGCGATCACGGCGCTCGATCGTCGGCAGGTAGAGGTCCCGAAACGTCGGGATGCCGAGGCGATGCTGGCTGGGCGTTCCGGTGAGGTCGTAGACCCCGAACACGAGATTCGCCGCGACGATCTCACCCAGGGCATCGTGGCGATCCCGCAGGCGCTGCAACGTGATGGCGGCGATGTTCGCCCCTGCGGAGGAACCCATCACGACGACGAGCGGAACGTCCCACTCCGCGACGGCGTGCTCCAGCAGCCACAGCGCCGTCGCTTCGGCATCGTCGGGGCCCGCGGGATACGGCGCCTCGGGTCCCAACCGATAGGTCGCGGCGACGGTCACACAGCCGGTCGCCGCGGCGTGGCGAAGGTTGGCGACGTCGTCCATCTCCGGGCTGCCGAGGTAGAACCCGCCACCGTGCCAGTCGAGCACGACACCGCGTCGCGGGCCGTCGGGCACATGGACCCGGAGCCGGATCGGCCCGTGGGGACCGTCGATCACCCGCTCGGAGAACCGGTCGGTCACCTCCGCAGGCTGGCGTACGTACGCGTCGAAGTTGCGGCGGGCCGCCGCGACGACGTCGGCGGTCCACTCGCTCGGCGATGCGCCCTGCAAACCCGCAACGAGTTCGGCGATCCGGTTCATCTCGTCGACGTGGGCGTCGAGTGCGGGGTCGTAGAGCGGGTCTGGGATCGGTCCGGGCATGGCACCGACCGTAGACAGTCGATCAACGGGCCGCCACGCCACAGCCGCGCCGAGTCAGTAGCCTCCGCCGGGTGACGGTTGATCAGGTTCTGCTCGCCTCGCCCCGGGGTTTCTGCGCCGGTGTCGAGATGGCGATCAAGGCGCTCGCCTGGATGGTGCGAGCGTTCGAGCCGCCTGTCTACTGCTACCACGAGATCGTCCACAACCAGCTCGTGGTCCGACGCTTCGAGGAGTCTGGGGTCGTCTTCGTCGACGACATCGCCGAGGTGCCCCCGGGCCGCCCGATCATGCTCTCCGCCCACGGCTCGGCTCCCGAGGTCGTCGCCGCGGCCCGTGCCCGAGGCGGCTATGTGGTCGACGCCGTGTGTCCCCTGGTCACCAAGGTCCACCACGAGGTGAAGACCCGGGCCGGCAAGGGGTACCAGATCGTCTACGTGGGCCACGAGGGCCACGAGGAGGCGATCGGGACCATGGCCGTGGCGCCCGAGGCCATCCACCGCGTCGAGACCCCCGAGGAGGTCGCCGCGCTCCCCGAGTTCGAGACCCCCGTCGCGGTGCTCGCCCAGACCACCCTGTCGCATCGGGAATGGGCGGGCGTGCTCGAGGCGACCCGCGAGAAGTTCCCGCTGCTGTGGCAGCCGGAGCGCTCCGACCTGTGCTTCGCCACCACCAATCGACAATCGGCGCTGATGGAGATCGCGCCCCGATGCGACGCGATGGTCGTGATCGGTTCGGCCAACTCGTCCAACACCAACGCCCTCGCCGCGCTGGCCGAGGAGGCCGGGTGCCCGCGGGTGTTCCGGGTCAATGGCCCCGACGAACTGCCCGACGACATCTCGGGCGTCGTCGGTGTGACCGCGGGAGCCTCGGCTCCTGAAGATCTCGTCCGCTCGGTGATCGACCGCCTCTCCCCGGTCAACGGCGTGGAGGAGATACGGGTGACCGACGAAGACGAATACTTCCCGCCGCCGCGCAACCTCCGCGAGCTCCTCGGCGCCGTCGATGCCGTCGCCGGGGTGACCATGCCGACCGCGGTACCGGGTCTCCCCCTCGACGACCGCAACATCGATGCCAGCGACGTGCTCGAGTCGCTCCACATCCGGGGATGACCGTCCGACCGACCGCCATCGCGGTTCCCCTCGCGTTCGGGGCCGCCACCGCCCTGCTCCTCGGCGTCTACGCGTCCGCCCACGAGCCGACCGGGCGCGACTTCGTGATCGAAGGGTTCACGACGGCGAGTGCGTGGAAGAGCGCGTTCGCGTCGGTCGCCATGTTCCTCTTCGTCATGCAGGTCAGCCTCGGCCTGCGTATCACCGGACGGATCGGGCCGCGCCATGCCCCGCCGGCGTGGACCAGCGATCTCCACCGACTCCTCGGCACCCTTGCGTTCGGCATCACGCTCCCCGTCGTGTTCCACTGCGTCTGGACGGTCGGCTACCAGTCGAGCGACAGCCGACTCGTCGTCCACTCGATCGTCGGCTGCATCGCCTACGGCTTCTATGTCGCGAAGATCCTCGCCGTGCGCCGCGACGACCTGGCGCCGTGGGCAGTACCGCTGACCGGCTCTCTCCTCGGCGTCGCGATGCTCGTCGCGTGGTGGACCAGCGCACTCGTGCACTACGCCGGGGGCAGCTCGTGAGTGCGCTACGCAAGGCCACCTCCGTCGTCCAGTGGATCGTCGGGGTCGGCGCGGCCACGGCCGTCGTGTTGCTGTTCAGTCTCCGGGGCGCCCCCGACGACACACCGACGGCGTCGACGGCGGCCGGACCGGACACAGGCCAGGTCCTCGCCGGCGGCGCCGAGATCTACGAGCAGCGCTGCGCGAGTTGCCACGGCAACGAGGGTCAGGGCGGCCAGGGCCCTCGCCTCGCCGGAACCGTGGTCCTCAACTATCCCGACGTGACCGAACAGATCGACCTCGTGACCGACGGGCGCAACGGGATGCCCCCGTTCGCGATGACGCTCACCGACGACGAGATCGCCGCCGTCGTGAGCTTCACCCGCTTCGGGCTGTCGTGACGGCCGCCGGTCGCCGTCAGCTCGGGGCCGGCTCGTCGCCGGCCAGGACCCGCGCCTCGATGTAGAGATCGCCGAGCTCGGCGAACAGCGTGTCGGTGAGGTCCTTCACCGCCCGGCGCGGGACCTTGCCGTTGACCCGCTCGGGCGGCATGATCGGCTCGCCGATCACCGCGACGATCTTGCGAGGCCGGGGGATCTTCGCGCCGAGCGGCAACGCCTTCGCGCTGCCGCCGATGCCGACCGGCACGATGGGGACACCGGCACGGGACGCGACGAATGCGGGCCCGTCGTGCAGCAGCGCTCGGTCGAGGCGAGGTCCTTCCTGACGGGTTCCCTCCGGGAACATCACCAGGGGTTCGCCGAGGGCCAACACGTCCTGTGCGGCGCGAAGGGCGGTGCGGTCGGCGACGCCTCTCTCGACCGGGAACCCGCCGAAGAACGTGAGGAACGCGCCCAACGGCTTCGAGTCCCAGAGGCTCTCCTTGCCCATGAACCGCAGCCGCTTGCCGGTGATCACCCCGACGATCGGCGTGTCGACGAACGAGCGATGCACGGCGGAGAGGATGAACGGCCCTTCGGGAAGCCGTTCCCGGCCCTCGACCTGCAGGCGGAACAGCAGCTTGCACAGCGTGTAGACGAACAGCCAGAACGGGCGATACATGATGCGCCCGAGAAGCCCGTGGCGGCTGCGCTCGGGAGTGTCGATCTCCTGGGATCCGTAGACATTCGCCCTGGTCACGACGCGTTCTTCTCCTCCAGGAGACGGGTGATCTCGGCAACGACCTCGTCGATGCTGAGCCCGGTAGTGTCGACCAGTACCGCGTCGGCCGCCTCCGACAGCGGATCGGCGTCGCGGGTACTGTCGAGGGTGTCGCGGCGGGCGAGGTCGGCGGCGACGGTCTCGTAGTCGAGATCGGTGACCTCCTTGGCCCGTCGACGCGCTCGCTCCTCCGCGTTGGCGGTGAGATACACCTTCAGCTCGGCGTCGGGGAAGACCACCGTTCCGATGTCGCGGCCCTCGAGGACACCCCCACCCCGGCGAGCCGTCCACTCCCGCTGGCGCGACACGAGTTCGACCCGCACCTCGGGGTTGGCGGCGACGAGGCTCACCGAGCGGGTGACCTCCGGCCCGCGGATCTCGACGGTCGCATCGGTGCCGTTGACGAGCACGCGGTCGGGTCCGACATCGAGCTCCATCGATCGCGCGGTGTTGGCCGCGAACTCGCCGTCGGCGGGATCACCCCCGGCGCACAGCACGGCGAAGGCCACCGCCCGATACATCGCCCCGGTGTCGAGGTACGCCAGACCGAGGCGCTCGGCGACGGCTCTCGCCACAGTGGACTTGCCGGACCCTGCCGGTCCGTCGATCGCGATCACACGCATGAGGGCCAATCTTGCCGCGTCACCGCAGCTGATCCAATGCGGCGAAGAAGCCCGGGAACGTCTTCGCGACACAGCCCGGGTCCCGCACTGCGATGCCGGGCACGACGAGCCCGATCAGGGAGAACGCCATGGCCATCCGATGATCGTCGTAGGTGTCGAAGATCGCCGCCGTCGGCCGCCCGTCGGGGCGGATCACCAGGCCGCCGTCGATCTCCTCGGCGTCGACCCCGCAGCGTTGCAATTCGCGGACCGGCGCCGCGATGCGATCGCTCTCCTTGCCCTTCACGAACCCGATGTCGGTGATGGCCGTCGGGCCCTCGGCGAAGGCAGCGACCACCGCGAGGGTCGGTGCCGTGTCGGAGATGTGGCGGAGGTCGACCTCGACACCACGCAGCGGCGCGCCGCGGACCTCGATGTGGGACGGACCGATGTCGACCGCCGCACCCATCTCGGCGAGCACCGACGCGAACCCGACGTCGCCCTGGAGCGAACCTGATCCGAGTCCTTCCAACCGCACCCTGCCGCCGGTGATCGCCGCGGCAGCCAGGAAGTACGACGCCGCCGACGCATCGGGTTCGATCACGTAGGTCCCGGGCGAGGTGTAGCCGCCGCCCACCGCCCAGGCCGTGCCGTCGTCGTCGCTGACGTCGGCGCCGAACGAGCGCATGACCGCCGTCGTCATGTCGAGATACGGGCGACTGACGGCCGCCGTGGTCAGTCGGGCGTCGAGGCCGCGGACCGCTCCGGCGAGCAGCAGACCCGACAGGAACTGACTCGAGACATCAGCGGCGAGG encodes:
- a CDS encoding alpha/beta hydrolase, translated to MPGPIPDPLYDPALDAHVDEMNRIAELVAGLQGASPSEWTADVVAAARRNFDAYVRQPAEVTDRFSERVIDGPHGPIRLRVHVPDGPRRGVVLDWHGGGFYLGSPEMDDVANLRHAAATGCVTVAATYRLGPEAPYPAGPDDAEATALWLLEHAVAEWDVPLVVVMGSSAGANIAAITLQRLRDRHDALGEIVAANLVFGVYDLTGTPSQHRLGIPTFRDLYLPTIERRDRDDPDISPIYGDLGGMPPALFTVGTADYLFDDSLFMAARWHAAGSPARVAVYPACPHGFTAFPAELARRANETMDTWVSERLDEVIGRVES
- the ispH gene encoding 4-hydroxy-3-methylbut-2-enyl diphosphate reductase — encoded protein: MTVDQVLLASPRGFCAGVEMAIKALAWMVRAFEPPVYCYHEIVHNQLVVRRFEESGVVFVDDIAEVPPGRPIMLSAHGSAPEVVAAARARGGYVVDAVCPLVTKVHHEVKTRAGKGYQIVYVGHEGHEEAIGTMAVAPEAIHRVETPEEVAALPEFETPVAVLAQTTLSHREWAGVLEATREKFPLLWQPERSDLCFATTNRQSALMEIAPRCDAMVVIGSANSSNTNALAALAEEAGCPRVFRVNGPDELPDDISGVVGVTAGASAPEDLVRSVIDRLSPVNGVEEIRVTDEDEYFPPPRNLRELLGAVDAVAGVTMPTAVPGLPLDDRNIDASDVLESLHIRG
- a CDS encoding DUF6529 family protein, producing MTVRPTAIAVPLAFGAATALLLGVYASAHEPTGRDFVIEGFTTASAWKSAFASVAMFLFVMQVSLGLRITGRIGPRHAPPAWTSDLHRLLGTLAFGITLPVVFHCVWTVGYQSSDSRLVVHSIVGCIAYGFYVAKILAVRRDDLAPWAVPLTGSLLGVAMLVAWWTSALVHYAGGSS
- a CDS encoding cytochrome c, with the translated sequence MSALRKATSVVQWIVGVGAATAVVLLFSLRGAPDDTPTASTAAGPDTGQVLAGGAEIYEQRCASCHGNEGQGGQGPRLAGTVVLNYPDVTEQIDLVTDGRNGMPPFAMTLTDDEIAAVVSFTRFGLS
- a CDS encoding lysophospholipid acyltransferase family protein → MTRANVYGSQEIDTPERSRHGLLGRIMYRPFWLFVYTLCKLLFRLQVEGRERLPEGPFILSAVHRSFVDTPIVGVITGKRLRFMGKESLWDSKPLGAFLTFFGGFPVERGVADRTALRAAQDVLALGEPLVMFPEGTRQEGPRLDRALLHDGPAFVASRAGVPIVPVGIGGSAKALPLGAKIPRPRKIVAVIGEPIMPPERVNGKVPRRAVKDLTDTLFAELGDLYIEARVLAGDEPAPS
- the cmk gene encoding (d)CMP kinase; this encodes MRVIAIDGPAGSGKSTVARAVAERLGLAYLDTGAMYRAVAFAVLCAGGDPADGEFAANTARSMELDVGPDRVLVNGTDATVEIRGPEVTRSVSLVAANPEVRVELVSRQREWTARRGGGVLEGRDIGTVVFPDAELKVYLTANAEERARRRAKEVTDLDYETVAADLARRDTLDSTRDADPLSEAADAVLVDTTGLSIDEVVAEITRLLEEKNAS
- the aroA gene encoding 3-phosphoshikimate 1-carboxyvinyltransferase; the encoded protein is MSVDDPRRLPDPYPIEPLIRPPDATVVLPGSKSITNRALVAAAMAEGDTTLEGVLYADDTEAMIEGLRALGIAIETDVASAVARVEGCGGELPGLDATVDARQSGTTGRFLTPIAALGAAPVVIDGDQQLRDRPMADQIAALREMGVTVEELGNPGRLPLRLTGPLRAASIALAADVSSQFLSGLLLAGAVRGLDARLTTAAVSRPYLDMTTAVMRSFGADVSDDDGTAWAVGGGYTSPGTYVIEPDASAASYFLAAAAITGGRVRLEGLGSGSLQGDVGFASVLAEMGAAVDIGPSHIEVRGAPLRGVEVDLRHISDTAPTLAVVAAFAEGPTAITDIGFVKGKESDRIAAPVRELQRCGVDAEEIDGGLVIRPDGRPTAAIFDTYDDHRMAMAFSLIGLVVPGIAVRDPGCVAKTFPGFFAALDQLR